In Quercus robur chromosome 10, dhQueRobu3.1, whole genome shotgun sequence, a genomic segment contains:
- the LOC126702887 gene encoding zinc finger BED domain-containing protein RICESLEEPER 2-like, with protein MQRPDISATSPSKIQYEVTSALPTSSKRRRLTSKIWNDFDRVEVDGEHHAICKHCQKNFSGSSKSGTTHLKNHLSRCSAIKRGESCKEIISPSETGDSKNPTVIDENSVFDEERTGLDVVRMIIKHGYPLNMVEHEYFKVFVKNLQPMFKLHSQDTLKAGILHVYREEKEKLCKHLGMLSCCFSLILNFWTCHGKKNKYCCFTLQFIEDGLKLKKKILAVKNVGYNYTGETLFGMVKSLLLEWNIDKKLCSITVESSSSNDQMVRTLESWLGNQGYHPFRGKLFHIRCITHIINLLVQDGLDEIDDILHKIRKAIKYISETTIGKEKFQEVVKKLNLQSKDITSQGVPIRWDSTFFMLESALEFREAFSYLQSSHCDFPVNLSMEEWDKAKVMHKCLIVFYDGICSFLGSKCLTTNVYFRKICDIHHNLIQWQKSEHTFIRLVAKKMSETFDKHFDYCTSVSAIAAVFDPRTKLDFVHYSFTELYGGHTKKYLLIDDALGHIFDEYAKGRSSEASTSYDDNYSDILDRWYKSKIDMNKAHSQRAELHRYLEEPIPDFEGEFDILGWWHTNSTKFPTLWRIARDILAIPMSTSISNSAFSIETMTINPTFNGLDPDIIEALVCGEDWLDNPARITANKDNDHSFEPTHTSFGLAGTFLSLESQEKHVPSTTNTKLMLANLSSTWSPRPFPTGVITKSSDHGSSGNDAEAVKSCIRTMEFKYHDKVAREMDRAEYEAQLAAKEAQNRQDREQYAQEKFELEQRIKHLEVEWQKLLFEANRDRLRNVLVPPNYGYPAPSSAPSSSSQLGVSNPQGSWHEGEGSYHHLDTTSDISHCPGLLYNSQNQGTSSLVTMNLVRASEFPKSPLTPPPTSTPPTTPPGPPEMDQDFYQQLFSSL; from the exons ATGCAACGTCCAGATATCTCAGCAACCTCACCTTCAAAGATACAATATGAGGTAACTTCGGCACTCCCGACTTCTTCTAAACGAAGAAGGTTAACATCTAAGATTTGGAACGACTTCGATAGGGTTGAAGTTGATGGGGAGCACCACGCCATATGTAAACATTGTCAGAAAAACTTTTCTGGGTCAAGCAAAAGTGGGACAACACACTTGAAAAATCACTTGTCAAGATGTTCGGCTATAAAAAGAGGAGAATCGTGTAAAGAAATTATATCTCCTAGCGAAACAGGTGATTCTAAAAATCCAACTGTCATTGATGAGAATTCTGTGTTTGATGAAGAAAGGACTGGCTTGGATGTGGTAAGAATGATTATCAAGCATGGCTATCCATTGAATATGGTTGAGCATGAGTACTTCAAAGTTTTTGTGAAGAATTTGCAACCAATGTTCAAACTTCATTCACAAGATACTTTAAAGGCTGGCATTCTTCATGTctatagagaagaaaaggagaaaCTGTGCAAACACCTTGGTATGCTCTCTTGTTGCTTCAGTTTGATACTTAATTTTTGGACATGTCATGGGAAAAAGAATAAGTATTGTTGTTTTACTTTGCAATTTATTGAAGATGGTctgaaactgaagaagaagattCTTGCCGTAAAAAATGTAGGATACAATTATACAGGAGAAActctttttgggatggtaaaaagTCTGCTTCTGGAGTGGAACATTGACAAGAAATTGTGCTCTATAACTGTAGAAAGTTCTTCCTCAAATGATCAAATGGTTAGGACCTTAGAAAGTTGGCTTGGTAATCAAGGTTACCATCCTTTCAGAGGGAAATTATTTCACATCCGTTGCATTACACATATTATAAATCTCCTTGTTCAGGATGGATTGGATGAGATAGATGATATTCTTCATAAGATAAGGAAAGCTATCAAATACATCAGTGAAACAACAATTGGGAAAGAAAAGTTTCAAGAGGTTGTAAAGAAACTGAATTTACAAAGCAAGGACATTACTTCTCAAGGTGTTCCTATAAGGTGGGATTCCACCTTTTTCATGCTTGAGAGTGCATTGGAGTTCAGGGAAGCATTTTCTTACCTACAGAGTAGTCATTGTGACTTCCCTGTAAATTTATCTATGGAGGAATGGGATAAGGCAAAAGTCATGCACAAATGTTTGATTGTTTTCTATGATGGCATATGCAGTTTTTTAGGAAGCAAATGTCTTACTACAAATGTGTATTTTCGTAAAATTTGTGATATTCATCACAATTTAATTCAATGGCAAAAAAGTGAACATACATTTATTCGCTTGGTTGCAAAGAAAATGAGTGAGACATTTGACAAGCACTTTGACTATTGTACTTCTGTTTCGGCAATTGCAGCAGTTTTTGACCCACGGACAAAATTGGACTTTGTGCATTACTCGTTCACAGAGTTATATGGTGGGCATACTAAGAAATACTTATTGATTGATGATGCTCTTGGTCATATTTTTGATGAATATGCAAAAGGCCGTAGTAGTGAAGCATCTACTTCATATGATGATAATTATTCTGATATACTGGATAGGTGGTACAAGTCTAAAATAGATATGAATAAGGCTCATTCACAAAGGGCCGAGCTCCATCGATACTTGGAAGAGCCTATACCTGATTTTGAGGGAGAGTTTGACATATTGGGTTGGTGGCATACAAATAGTACAAAATTTCCAACTCTTTGGAGGATAGCTCGAGATATCTTGGCAATTCCAATGTCAACTTCTATATCAAATTCTGCTTTCAGTATTGAAACTATGACAATCAATCCAACCTTTAATGGTTTGGATCCTGACATCATAGAAGCCTTGGTATGTGGAGAGGACTGGTTGGACAATCCTGCAAGGAT CACAGCGAACAAGGACAATGACCACTCTTTTGAACCCACTCATACTTCATTTGGTTTGGCGGGGACTTTTTTAAGCTTGGAATCTCAAGAG AAACATGTTCCCTCTACTACCAATACAAAACTCATGCTTGCAAATCTTAGCTCAACGTGGAGCCCTCGGCCATTTCCGACAG GTGTCATCACCAAGTCATCTGATCATGGTTCTAGTGGCAATGATGCTGAGGCAGTGAAGAGCTGTATTAGAACAATGGAGTTTAAGTACCATGATAAGGTTGCCAGAGAAATGGACAGGGCAGAGTATGAGGCCCAGTTGGCAGCAAAGGAGGCTCAAAATCGTCAGGATAGGGAGCAATATGCTCAGGAGAAGTTTGAGCTAGAGCAGCGAATCAAGCATTTGGAGGTTGAGTGGCAGAAGCTACTTTTTGAGGCCAACAGAGATAGACTTAGGAACGTTCTTGTTCCACCCAATTATGGGTATCCTGCGCCATCATCAGCACCATCAAGTTCTTCTCAGTTGGGAGTTTCCAATCCTCAAGGATCATGGCATGAGGGTGAGGGTTCATACCACCATTTAGACACCACTTCAGATATTTCACATTGTCCTGGCCTGTTGTATAATTCTCAAAATCAAGGTACCTCAAGTTTAGTCACGATGAACTTGGTTCGTGCGAGTGAATTCCCGAAATCTCCTTTGACTCCACCTCCTACGTCTACACCTCCGACCACTCCACCCGGACCACCCGAAATGGATCAGGATTTCTACCAGCAGTTGTTTAGCAGCCTATGA
- the LOC126703806 gene encoding uncharacterized protein LOC126703806, with product MVQITSDGVTPLTISLAVVAKQTGGLLICIGHEDLIEKSKGLFMKNSLENVIKFIYGNPCEVIKQYKNIDFAVIDCKFQDYLKIFKTINLNPIGSTMVVNNFHHRKDGISFAEVVEGKNFGVKSVTLPIGEGMHFTRIGSTSKREINRRYKRFHVTYEN from the coding sequence ATGGTGCAAATCACCTCAGATGGCGTAACTCCATTAACAATATCTCTAGCTGTTGTTGCAAAGCAAACTGGTGGACTACTTATTTGTATTGGTCATGAAGATCTTATAGAAAAAAGCAAAGGgttgtttatgaaaaatagcCTCGAAAACGTGATCAAATTTATCTATGGAAATCCTTGCGAAGTGATCAAGCAGtacaaaaatattgattttgcaGTTATTGATTGCAAATTTCAAGATTACTTGAAAATATTCAAGACCATAAACCTTAACCCAATTGGGTCTACAATGGTTGTGAATAATTTTCACCATAGGAAAGATGGGATATCATTTGCTGAAGTTGTTGAGGGAAAGAATTTTGGAGTTAAATCTGTTACTCTTCCTATAGGAGAAGGAATGCATTTCACAAGAATTGGATCAACTAGTAAGCGAGAGATCAACAGGAGATACAAGAGATTTCATGTAACATATGAGAACTGA